The nucleotide window ACCTGCCACTCCACAGCACCTGAAATAAGCGGGATACAATTGATCAAAACCTTACATTTTCTATGCTATACATTTgacataataatttataacTCACCGTCCATACTGTTCAGGTACCGCAACAATTTGATCATTCGGGCAACAGGTTTCTATGCTTGGGTTATACGCGAAAACGCcatttttacagcacttttttCCATCTCTCCTTCCGTGtccataaaatttttctttgccaCAACACAGATGTATATTAGTGTTGTACTTGTAGTTAGGTGCCTCGTAGCATATGTTTTCGTTTTGTGCTAGTATCACCAGTTTTTCTCCATCAATACAGATCTATACATAAAAAGCAGTTATTGAAGTTAATCAAGGAGTTTTACATAAGAGGCAAACGCGAAGTGGAATGTGTCATTTATAgtccaacctttcggttattGCTGCgtaatacaaaattttcattgttgcTGATATATGACTAGTTTAACGTAATAGCCTTATGTCTATCGATAGCTATATCAAATTGCCTTACGTATTATAACCGATTACCTCCAAAAATATTGCTTACAGGTTCGCTTTAATTGCCAGGATCGCTAAGTCTGCTTGGACCGTTGTCTTGGTTCGAGTAATTGGATATTTTTAATCTTACAAATTTTGCCACGATAACGATGATCAAGGCAATTTAAATGAACctgtatattttgttgataCTTTCTACAAACCTGTTTCTCTCCATTTCGTTCTCCAGAGCGGTAGGACAGGAGCTTTTTGTCAGTGAGACAAACTTCGTTGTGGTAAAAATTGGATTTATTTACCAAAGTACCGGTAGACCAATGGCAAAGATGGGTCCGGATGTCAGCCAAAGCATCACCGCAACACATCTTTCTGATTGGATCATAAATTCTCCCATCGCATATAGGTCCTATTTCAGTGCGAACTGGAATAGTTTTTACAGCATTGTTGAAGACAAACACATCAAGTTAAACATAATAGACAATGTATTATAAGTTAATAACAAAGCAAGCCATTCAGTTGTACAGGTCCGGCCAATGTATATCAGAAAATGCCCAAGTAGAAAATGTTTAACTGCGTGAATTCGTTATACCTCTATCCTGCACACCATGATCACCACAATACTGAACTGCACTGTTGTAAGGAACGTTCAAGCAACAAGCGTTGGAATTGTTGTGCAAAGTGTAGTCACCGTCACCGTCACCAGATTTACAGCAGGCTTGCTTTGTCACGTTGTAGATGACACCTTGACAGCAGTTTAATTGAGGAtcagttaaatatttttcattgcagCAAGTTCCTCCAAAtgctaaatataaaaaagtttgggttATACAAAAATCGTTGGCGTTCTACATGCATCTCTTGCTTTTTTCAATTAGAACTTACATTTTTGGTGAACCTGTCCATATGTgaagtttttcaaacaacattCTTGTATGTTTGTGTCGTAGCGTTTGGTGGAAGCACAAACACTCTCATTCGAGCTAACTTTTTCCACAATTTCTTCTCTTAAACAAATATGAGTAAGCAGGTTGTATCTTTCAGCAGTCCCTGTAAagttaaaatatgaaaaatctAAAGCACGTATATACAAGGTGCATGTCAATTTTTCACTGCGTTAATGCcttgtttagttttattactATCACAAAGATCACTGTTTACCTGGACAGCACTTATAAGGATCGTATGAAAATGCGACAGTTGCGTAAACTTTTTGTTCCTGGTTCCAACAGCATTGCAATCCTTTTGATTCACAGATAAAGTTTGTGCCATTGCTGAATGCGCAATATAATCCGTTGCATTCTGGCAGTATAATGCTTGCTGGTGCTGCCTGCGAAAATCCTTGAAACAGATAAGACGGTTGTACGTAAAATACGAAATGTTAAAGTTGACGTTGCATAAAATTGGTAGCTTGGCTCTTTGCTTTGTATGAAATGTGGTAAAAATATTGATAtgattgtatttttttcaggAATTTAGTTGATAGCAGTCATAACGTAAGCATATGTAGACTATACTGTTTTCATGAGGATAGATTGTGCTATGCTCACCTCCCAATAAATAAGATTAACCTAACTTAGGTCATTCAGCATTTCAATGAAACTGCAGCTATAGTATAGCTGCTATACTGTCACCAGTCAATAAAAGAGATAATTTAATTTCTGTTGTAATTTGTAAATCAACCAAGAGATTCATTAGCCTGAAGATTTATAGAAATCCACAGAAGGCACGAGGCATTCATGACAATGAATATGGCGCTGTATTAGTCTACTTACCTAGACTCAGTAGAAGAATTGCTCCAACAAGAAAACGACTAAAACCCATCGTAGAAATATGCAACTTTCTGCAGAGATGAAGGAATTTGCTTCGGCTGAAAACCGAGATTCTTCCGAAACAATAATGTTTTATTCCAATATTTTGTACACTTGTACTTTGGTTATGATCCAGAATTAGAAGTGCCAATGTTTATATACATTTGCCGGGCAAGGAACCGATACTTTGTTTAAGATAAGACGTAAAGGATTTTACCTCATGGCGCAAAATACTTCCGGTAGTTTTTTCTCTCTTCGTAACAAGGCGCTTACACGTTACCTTTTTCGCTTTGTGCTTCGTGGAAGGCAAACATAGTCTCTCTCTTTCCTGTTCAGctttacaaaacttacaattCATAAATATCATTCTGTGGTATTTTTGTAACATACAGTAGCTGACAAACGATGCTGCTTGTTTCAGAGCAACTGTAAGTATTGTATTCATATGATTATCTTATCTATTTACTTTGGTAACTCTTTTATgattcaaaatttgcatctaCTACAATAGCAcaacattttttcactttATATTACGTTACAGTCCTCAGTAGTTCATTTCACCTTTAACTAGTTATTCGTGCTCATTAGTAGTGATGCATGTGATAATGTGATAGTGATGCATGCATGTGATAGTGATGCATATGATGCATGCATATGATACGTGCGTGGCTTGTCAGTAACGAGTCGAATCAAGTTTTGACCTCAGTTTGAAGCAACCAGATCGGaacgaaatttttttttttttaaatccaaAAGGATTTGTTTAGCAGCGCTTTCATTTTGTGAATGCAAACTTTATAGTTTTTGCTTGTTGTCCTACTGTACAACTCACTacagaatttacaaaaaattgcattatgtGTTTTGGGTATTGTACAGGAAGAGAATTAGTTATTACTTTGTTCCTTTACTTTTTCCTAAATATAAAATGCTACATACATATCTTTCGTCATAGTCATTGtaagattaaaaaaatgtttaaatcttCAAAAGAATATGTATGTATAATTGCATTGTAATAGGAAAGCAACCggacattttcaattttatgacATCGTGTCTGTATCTTCTGGTAACTAACCAAGTGAGTGTTTGTCCAAAAATTTGACCGAACTGGCATACGTCCTTAATTATCAAAACCTAATGTTATACGCCATAATaaggaaaaaatttaaaattttataattttgattataattataattagaattataattttataattaattttaactcAAAATTTACTTTAGCCTTGGATGGAAATTATGAATTCGTTTCATTACCAACTTGATCAAAAAGCTTTGTTCACAAGAAactaaataagttttgaacaCATAACGGAGAAAATTTCTTGAAGATTTTATCTGAAAATagtaattcaaaattaattgaaagtagtaaaaaattgaatatatTTTAAGTATCTTCCTAAAAGATTCCAATAAAggttgattatatttaaaaacagttgCGTTTTCAATGGGAATTTCCACAGTTTACATTCACGTCTgtaaattgacaaaatatgcttatatttattgtaattaCAATGTATTGGTGTTTATTGATGAATAGATAAAAAGGAGAAGATATCCGCAGTTCCGCTTCATGTTCTGTGTCCTTATTTAAGCACACGTTGTGAAGACTTAGGAGGTGGGGAAACAACCATTCTTTACTTCCCCATCTAGTACTGGTACTGTAGTTGTTATTTTCCACTACAACGTGACTGCCTTTGCAAAGGAAATTGTTTCCAAAATCCACCATGAACTACTTTCGTTTAGTTTGGCGTAGGTGGGTATACACAATCCTACGCAATAAACCAACTTTGCGTATCATGAGTGTTTGGTACCTCCCGTTCTAGAGTAAATATTTGCAAgtggaatattttcaaacgGAACAAGCTTTCTTAAAAACTGAAAGCTCTGGTGCTAATGGGAGCTaagaatgaaaaataaatgctTTGTTTACAAACAGTGTGATTTGTCTTGTGAATTCCTCAACAAAATCACAACAACCCAAAACACTCTTTTCTTGCATAGACTtctagaaataaatttttaaaataaagattttgaaCGATATGGTTGACAAAAATTGGAAGATTTTAGATGTGTGGCAAcatatttcaattttgatCATCGTGATTAGCTCTACTTACGTGGAGTAATCACAAAAAAGTTCAACAATATTTAAGTTTGTTGTCATTGGGTCGCAACATTGCAAATGTAATTAATTGGGTTGGATTTTTCGCTCCCACGCCGCCCCCTAGAGACTAATTCGAAATTTTAAGGGTGTTATTTCCGGTCGGATATCGAAATTTCTATTTACTGTTTTACTATAAACAATAGAGTGTAAACATATTACTTCTGTCCCAcatattataatttataagttgaatgtttattggaatgatcaaaaaacatttaaaacgtttaaatttctTTCCATTCTGCTGCTTTTATACTTAACCATATATGGTTcagataataaaaatattcacgCAGTTTCGACATAATTTGATGAGaagttgaaaatttgtgattggtttgttgttttaagccttttttgCTAACCATGCATGctgtaaaaaaatttccacaaaactttttaaacagaaacattttttgtttacataaTTCACCTTCATGCGTTATTATGTGAGAATTTATTTGTAAGATATTTTGCAGCAAAATTCATGTGATGTATCGGTGTTTACAGGTCGTGGCAATTGTCTTTTTTTATAACCATGATATGAAGATATAGGCTATGTTGCAAACTAAGACCAATTGATCAAAGCCAAATTTTTCATGccaatatttttaacattatCCGTACAGGAGGTAATCCCGGATACATGAAACACCTAATAAGTGACAAACTATAGCTTATAGAACAAGTAAGTATATTTCGTCAAGATTACATCACAATGCTATCAAAAGTGCAACGCCATAGAAGTCGACAAAGTATacgaaaaattattttctaaagaaaaacttCCTAAATTTAGTCGCAACTGATATCTTTGCTTGTTAAAGAAGATTTGGAATTTCATGTGAATTAAAACAACAGGAAATTTATCATCAGGAGTTGCAAGCAAGACAGAAATAAGCTACTGTTATTCGGACCACAGTTTTTATACCTGACGATGCAGAACTTGATAAAAAGAGTATTAGATTAGGTAGTATAAACATTATCTACCATTAATGATCATAAGTTAAACAAAGAACCCCATAAGAATAAAAGTTATGAATGGATATTGcctaacaacaaacaaaataaaaattgctttaaaacactttttagacaaaaatttttaaataaaaagtataaatgaAACGATTGGTCAATAAATACagcattttacttaaaattattCTGTGCCGAAAAGTCTCTCAAAAAACTGGCTTAAATAATCTGCTTTGGATAAAGGCATAACAGCGTCAAAAGACTTTATGTATCCAGTTTGCATCGCGTTAAGGATCAGCCCTTTTCTtcctttaaactttttctcaCTCCAGAAAATGTATCTCTCGCCTGTTACCAGTTCGTATGGACATTGACATTTTTTGGCGGTCACTGAAAACTTTTTGCCTTTAGGTGGCACCAACGTCATCTTCTTGCctttgtttttcaattgttcCACATTTTCCAACTTCCATTTTCGTACTTTCCTCTTACCACGACCTTTTTCTGTTGGGGGACCATGAACTGTTGCGAAGTATACTgagaaaaacataaacatgCGTATGAAAAGGCTGCTATTAAAATTCCGTTTTTCAAGTGTGCCTTTTGCTTCAAGAGTTTTACATTGCTATAATTTCAGgtagttgtttttgcatttttcattgCTACTCAAATAATGTACGACTTTATATTAGTTACAGCTAAACTTACCATATAACCCACTTCTGTGAAATTTCTGATTGAAGTCTAATAGTTGTTGGTCCGAAATAGTGCAGTCTATATAACAACAATAACAGTCAAAGTTAACGTGAATGCTTTGCTCTTTTGTTTATCTCAATAATTCTTTTTGATATCAACTGACCTTCGAGTTGAAAAGGCTTCCCCATAGCAGCGCATTCATCTTCAACAATCTCACCATCCTTGCATGTATGTGTTCTACTGTCGTAGCCTGCCATTCCACAGCACCTGAAAGAATCAAGACAAAATTGATCAAAAATCTATTAACTATCTGTTCATATGCATGGTCACATGGTGGATTTGTGTGTGTACAGTACATCGAAGGATACAACTCACCGTCCATACTGTTCAGGTACAGCAACAATTTGATCGTTCGGGCAACAGGTTTCTATGCTTGGGTTATACGCGAAAACGCCATTTTTACAGCACTGTTTTCCATCCCTCATTCCGAGctcataaaatttttctttcccGCAACATAAATGTATATTGGTGTTGTACTTATAGTTAGGTGCCTCGTAGCATATGTTTTCATCTTGTGCCAGCATCACCAGTCCTACTCCATCAATACAGACCTACACAAACAGCACAAGTCAAATATCTGCAAAACTGTGAAGCATGCAAAAGAGATTATAAAATAAGGACTTTGAGTTGGAACAACATGGGCTCAAGTGATTCATAGTATAGATTTATCGGTAATCTCTATGTGGAAGTTGGCAAGCTAACTGCTATATAGTAAAACTCTAACATGGAtcaaacaatgcaaatttaacTTAATGACTCATCTTGTAATTAATATTATCTTGTATTTATTATATTCTTCTGACCTGTCTTTCTCCACTTCTATCACTTATGCCAGAGTAATACGACACCAATGTATGACGAGTTCGACAAACTTTGTCGTGGTGGATACCATACGATGGTTTAAGCACCAAACGTCCAGTAATCCAATGGCAAAGGTGGGTACGGGTATCAGCCAGTGTATCGCCGCAACACATGTGCCATGTAGGATCATATGGTGTTCCATTGCATTGTCTTATTTCAGTTTGATCTAAGCAAATTGACACCGCGGCATATAAACGATTAACTTAGTAAATTGTGGAAAACTATAAAGCAAGGCAGTATattattgtacagtataaggATACCTTTTTCCTGCACACCATGATCACCACAGTACTGAACTGCACTGTTATAAGGAACGTTCAAGCAACAAGCGTTGGAATTGTTGTGCAAAGTGTAGTCACCGTCACCGGATTTACAGCAGGCTTGCTTTGTCACGTTGTAGATGACACCTTGACAACAGTCTAACTGAGGATCAGTCAAGTACTTTTCATTGCAGCAAATTCCACTGGGATCTAATGTTTAGACAACAGCTGTTAACGAATCCGCAATAAACGAAATCTCACAatcatttaacaaaattaaatttacttttaaagtGAACTTGTCCATATTTTTCGTTcttcaaacaacatttttccGTGTTTGTATCGTAACGTTGGGTAAAAGCACAAGCACTTTCAGAATCCCtggattttttcaaaatttgtccGTTCAAACAAATATGAGTATGCATATTGTAATTTGTGCCAGTTTCtgcaaagtaaaaataaaaagtttatagAGTACACTGCATCAAAGCCAATCGTTACCAACCGTTATCAATATCATTACCATGTGCGATTATTATTACGGGCTCTGCTCACCTGGACAGCACTCGTAGTGGCCTCTTGTAAAAGTGATAATCTGGTGAGTGCTACGTTTTTGATTCCAACAGCATTGCAATCCTTTCGATTCACATACAAATATTGTTCCGTTTCTGTAGGTACAGAATCTTCCGTTGCGGTTGCATTCGGGCAATGTGATAATACCGGTGGGCCCAGCTTGAGTAAAACCTTTAAAGATATGTAGTTGTAGGTcactttttgtacaaaaacatttttgttaattgtgCATCAAGTACATTTAGGTTAAATCGTTTTGTACCAAACATGGTTATGAATATTTGGTAATTGATAATTGTTAATTGATTTGACGAACATCGCGACATTACCACGACTTTGTAGTTAGTTGACAAGCAATTAAAGCACATGATCACACATTGCTATAGTCAATTTGCTTAAGCTGGCAACGCAAACAATTTGGCAAACAACGTTACAAAACGCACACATGTGCCCAAACTACATGAACGTTATCCAAAGACGAAAATTTCGAATGTTGCTTGCTCAACCTGTTGGTCccttaaaaatatatatatcttGTTACATACGTTTTTTTAACCAGAAATGTTTCTTTACTTTTTCACCGAAAGTTTGTTAAGCTTACCAACCGTATAACTTGGCCAGGATCCaatattttaagaaataaTCTACACAGTTAACCGTAATAAATATGataaatcaaattttgttgtCCATTTACATATAAAACAAAGTCCGTAAACTTTTTCATGGACACACTAAAAAAGTAAGGTTTTGAGGTTGCTTACCTTGATTCAGAATAAAAATTGCCccaacaagaaaaatattgaaaaccaTCCTACAAATTTcgaattttgaaatttgcgaATTTTGCAGAAGACAAATTTGTTGGCTTTGGCTCACAACTGACAGCACTTAATTATTCTTTCTGAACAAAAAGGTGAAGTTTAAGGCGCTGATGCTGCTGAAGTCGTCGATGATCCAAGAACTCAAATGCGATCCTTTATATATGTATGCCTACTGGGAACGAAACCAAAGTTTTTCACCTTGTCACTAACGGGGATTCCCTATATGTTACGCCAACTATGTCAATATTTCGTCAGACGTTTGACTTTCTCACGTTACGTTTTTGGCTTCACGTTTCATGAaaagcaaaactattttcttttttgtatatttatttttgtaaaactaaCAATCTATAACCATTGTGCCAAATACTTTTGCAATATATTGAACAAATATCctatttttaaattgctaATTTAACAACCTTTGTCACGCACCTGTGTAAAAaggatatttttgttgtttgaaacattgttttaccaaattcatttgaacattgttttattataaaaaaggTATAACTGCACATGGGCGACCTCAAAGCGGTGCAAGGGAGAGACTTGTAAATGACTTCAAGGTAAAGTTCAATTATTTCACTTTAGCGTTGAACGCAAATTATACGGACTCGTTTGTGTTAATAACTGAATAATAACAGCTGAATAACAAGTTTTGTTcgcaaaaaataaatctaatTATCCAACAATCCAAcataaaacgaaaaacaacaacacatTTATTAAAGATTTTTACTTAAAAGAGAAAATAGCAATAAACTGAAAGTAGTATAAATATACTTCATCAGTCTTTTCTAGGACTTAACAAGAAAAGTTGACAATTAATAAAACGGATGCGCTTTCCTTGTAGAATTTCGCGCTATGATTTCACGTCAcgagttaaacaaattttgtgtACCTTCTTGTAATTACGATGTATTTACGGTAAAAATGTAGTTAAAAGATGTCAACTTCAAACACATACAGAAATGAGAAGATATCCCTCATTTCTTCCGCTTTCTGGTCCGTTTCTTTATTTTACCCCACATTGCCTTTGGACGGGAAAAACCCAGTCTTAACTTCCCCATCCAGTACAGTCGGTATACTTTTTAATATACGACATGCCTGTGTTTAGAAGAAGAATTATTTTGCAGTTGCACGGCACCCTGTCAtatacttttgtttattttaatgtgGGAAGTTATGCACACAATCCGACGCAATAAACACACTTACAGGAAAGTCCTGATTTGTTACTTTCCGTTTCAAAGTAAATGTTTATACGTGGAATAGTTTTTAaactgaacatgattttctgCGAAAAGTAATTCAAGCTATATCTAGCTACCCTTGATAATGTGTTTCCGAAATGTTGGTTAATGAAATCAGCTTGAACGAATCCATCATTCAAGTTGATTATTTCAAGACAATTCCAACTGGGAAAGTTTTGTCATCATAAGAGCAATATACATACACAGTGACTATAACTTAAAGTAAAATTCAATATTTGATTGCAACATAACCTATTTGTTCCATCAAACGTATGCTTAGGTACTGTTTGTGTTTATAAGTATTATGAAAAAAGCTTGATTCAGCATATACACAACATACTACAAAGATGAAAATTCAGCTATAACAGAATTGAAGCGTAAAAAGCTGTCACTTACTGTATATGGAAGGCTCTATATAGTTTGTAACATGTACATTATGACATTTCGCTGTATTCTGTTACATGTGCGTTTAGCTTCATGTGTTTGTTTCAGCCAATTCTCTTTATCGTCTACTGAGCACGTACTGTATATCCTTCTTTGGACTTATAGACTATACTGGGTTTCATTTTTGGTATTCTGtgtatatataggctatatgcAGTGTGCTATTTAATGTATTCTTTACGTGGCTCATATAACGTGCTTGTTTCTTACATCGTTAATAATGggtaaaaatgtttgatgTTTTAACTTTTCAGCTTTAGAGCTTTATTCATTGTGAGTCTTTTTTGTATAGCTAAAAATGTAGAACAGACGACCATTTCCGATATAATGGTAACAGTTATTCTTTTTAAAGCCATAGCTTAaaaagatatatatatatatctatatatatatatctatgaGATATATATATCTCATTTCCGTTaagtaataaatataaataatttaatatacagtatatgtaaaaaacataactCAGTAGAAATGGTGACAGCTGCTAAAGTgtttctatatatatatatacggaCAATCTATAAGTCACTTTAGCAAAACCGATCGATAGAGGATTTCAAAAATAGAAagacaatgtttttaaacttgaGATTTAAATCAAATTAAGAGTATTTTAGAGGAAAAAACCTAACGTTGGtctattaatttattttcaaactcTATTTATGTTCAACGTAAAGTAACGAAATATACTGATATAATATACTATTAATATATAATACATACTAATATGTATACtaatatttataaataatatataaacGAATGAGAAGGccgtttttttactttgctATTTGGCTCGTGTGGTTGTTGGCGCTTAGTGGCATGACATAACTTACGTTTCGAGTGTGTGAGCTTTCTAAAGTATAatggaaatttaaaaacatctttTGCCAAAGCATCGTTCATAAGAATAAATGTGCTGTTTTACTTGGGACAAAGAGATTTTCGAAGATAGACGAATATCGGGGAATTACGAATAACAACTGCTTCCGCATAAACAATGCAATCGCATTTCCTagataaatattattttagtGCTCTTATATTAAAAGCATATTTTTGTTACGATTTGTAGCATTCAAGCGGATGTATACTTTTTACATggtaatttgaaataaaatatccCCAAAATAACCGCCTTTATTATTACCTAATTTACAGAGTAAACAGAGCCCTGCATGCAAATCGCTGGTGAGCACCTTCAATATTTTCAAGGACTTACAGATCCTAAAAATaatctttttcaaacaaagaattatatttttaggggaaaatcaacaaaatagtTTATCTAAGAGATGAGTGCGAAACAAACGGcgaattaaagaaaacattataAATCGAAATCATTTTTCTGTATGTATATCTTTTATATACTTTACTTAACCATGTATTGAAGCCAACCTTTCTGTACTTGAAAAACAGCTAAAAACGAAAACGTTTTCTTAAATTACTTATGCCAAAAGCAATTGAATTGCTTTGGAAGTTTTAGTGTAGTATGCATAAATAGTGACACTGTTTCGATTTTTAAGTTCATGTTAAAGAAGCAGTATCCATAGAAATAAGTTACAGCTGCCTATAACGTCTTTATATTCGAATCCATACTCCTGAATGTTGGCTTTAATCTTCTTTTCTCTCTTATAACTTAACAAAACTGAAACGTTCATATGGGTCTCTTGATAAAACCTTGCAAACATTTAAAGCAAGCCATCAACATGAAGCAAGAAGTTTTCTCTCTTGAAGCAATGACTATGCCTTATTTCAGAAATCCACCATAATAAATTTCCAAGCTGAGGAAAGCAATTTTTCAGCGACCCATAAAACCAAGTCATAAACGCCACGTTCGACAATTTAGTGAAAGCACGTGAACTTGGCTTTGCTCAACACGAAGTTGCGGACAACACAAAGCAACTTCCCCCGGTGCAGACAAACCCAcagtcaaaatgtttaacttAATAAGCgctttgatttaaaattttatttaattcaaaatgtttcagtgTTCCCGAGTGCATAGCTGCATGGAGCCCACCGTCTTGAAAGTACTCCAAAAATGTCCGCTTcgttgtttgatttttgtggTTGGTCAAGCACTTAGGTTACCTATTGCGACAGGACTCAAgatcaaatcaaatcaaaatctTTCCCTGAATCGTAAACaacatgttgttttgtttcgttaaagaGTTGTTATATAAGTTACacgttaattgttttatttacatctTAATACCTCTTCAC belongs to Clavelina lepadiformis chromosome 6, kaClaLepa1.1, whole genome shotgun sequence and includes:
- the LOC143463377 gene encoding uncharacterized protein LOC143463377, which codes for MSRCFTQAGPTGIITLPECNRNGRFCTYRNGTIFVCESKGLQCCWNQKRSTHQIITFTRGHYECCPETGTNYNMHTHICLNGQILKKSRDSESACAFTQRYDTNTEKCCLKNEKYGQVHFKNPSGICCNEKYLTDPQLDCCQGVIYNVTKQACCKSGDGDYTLHNNSNACCLNVPYNSAVQYCGDHGVQEKDQTEIRQCNGTPYDPTWHMCCGDTLADTRTHLCHWITGRLVLKPSYGIHHDKVCRTRHTLVSYYSGISDRSGERQVRRI
- the LOC143462844 gene encoding uncharacterized protein LOC143462844 gives rise to the protein MLAQDENICYEAPNYKYNTNIHLCCGKEKFYELGMRDGKQCCKNGVFAYNPSIETCCPNDQIVAVPEQYGRCCGMAGYDSRTHTCKDGEIVEDECAAMGKPFQLEDCTISDQQLLDFNQKFHRSGLYVYFATVHGPPTEKGRGKRKVRKWKLENVEQLKNKGKKMTLVPPKGKKFSVTAKKCQCPYELVTGERYIFWSEKKFKGRKGLILNAMQTGYIKSFDAVMPLSKADYLSQFFERLFGTE
- the LOC143463376 gene encoding uncharacterized protein LOC143463376; translation: MGFSRFLVGAILLLSLGFSQAAPASIILPECNGLYCAFSNGTNFICESKGLQCCWNQEQKVYATVAFSYDPYKCCPGTAERYNLLTHICLREEIVEKVSSNESVCASTKRYDTNIQECCLKNFTYGQVHQKSFGGTCCNEKYLTDPQLNCCQGVIYNVTKQACCKSGDGDGDYTLHNNSNACCLNVPYNSAVQYCGDHGVQDRVRTEIGPICDGRIYDPIRKMCCGDALADIRTHLCHWSTGTLVNKSNFYHNEVCLTDKKLLSYRSGERNGEKQICIDGEKLVILAQNENICYEAPNYKYNTNIHLCCGKEKFYGHGRRDGKKCCKNGVFAYNPSIETCCPNDQIVAVPEQYGRCCGVAGYDSRTHTCKDGEIVEDECAAMRKPFQLEDCILSEQQILDFDQKFHKSGLYVYIATVIGRPTETGRGKRQVRRWKLDDVEQLKNKGKKMTLVPPKGKKFSVTAKKCQCPYELVTGERYIFWSEKKLKKRKGLILNAMQTGYKKSFDAVMPLSKAENLGQFFERLFGTE